One genomic region from Macaca mulatta isolate MMU2019108-1 chromosome 20, T2T-MMU8v2.0, whole genome shotgun sequence encodes:
- the NUPR1 gene encoding nuclear protein 1 isoform X1, giving the protein MATFPPATSAPQQPRGPEDEDPSLDESDLYSLAHSYLGGGGRKGRTKREAAANTNRPSPGGHERKLVTKLQNSERKKRGARR; this is encoded by the exons ATGGCCACCTTCCCACCAGCAACCAGCGCCccccagcagccccgaggcccAGAGGACGAGGACCCCAGCCTGGATGAATCTGACCTCTACAGCCTGGCCCATTCCTACCTGG GAGGTGGAGGCCGGAAAGGTCGCACCAAGAGAGAAGCTGCTGCCAACACCAACCGCCCCAGCCCTGGCGGGCACGAGAGGAAACTGGTGACCAAGCTGCAGAATTCAGAGAGGAAGAAGCGAGGGGCACGACGCTGA
- the NUPR1 gene encoding nuclear protein 1 (The RefSeq protein has 1 substitution compared to this genomic sequence), which translates to MATFPPATSAPQQPPGPEDEDPSLDESDLYSLAHSYLGRLIVPLPTSPLPPALVTGGGGRKGRTKREAAANTNRPSPGGHERKLVTKLQNSERKKRGARR; encoded by the exons ATGGCCACCTTCCCACCAGCAACCAGCGCCccccagcagccccgaggcccAGAGGACGAGGACCCCAGCCTGGATGAATCTGACCTCTACAGCCTGGCCCATTCCTACCTGG GGCGTCTCATCGTGCCTTTGCCCacttcacctctgcctcctgccttggTTACAGGAGGTGGAGGCCGGAAAGGTCGCACCAAGAGAGAAGCTGCTGCCAACACCAACCGCCCCAGCCCTGGCGGGCACGAGAGGAAACTGGTGACCAAGCTGCAGAATTCAGAGAGGAAGAAGCGAGGGGCACGACGCTGA